The genomic DNA TCTTCCGCTCCACCGCGGAGGGCGAAACCGGCCACGCCCACGGCCATCTGGAATTTCTGGAGGAGGCCGGCGACCCGATCACCGGCCTGCCCATCGGCGATACGGTGAGCAACCTGAAGGCCGCCATCGCCGGCGAGACCCACGAATACACCGACATGTACCCGGGCATGGCCCGCACCGCCCGCGAGGAAGGCTTCGAGGAGGTTGCGGACTGGTTCGAAACGCTGGCCAAGGCCGAGCGGAGCCACGCCGGGCGGTTCCAGAGGATGCTGGACCAGCTGTCGTCATGACGGCACGCCGGACCGCGATCACCCGCACCGACATCCTTCCCCTGGACCGCTACGCCCGCGAACGCGCCGCCCGCCGCAGCGCGCTGGTCGCCGTGAAGAGGAAGCGCCGCGTCGCGGTCGGCCCCTACGCCCTCGTCCATTTCGAGAATTACGAGACGATGTGGCAGCAGGTCCACGAGATGCTGTTCATCGAGCGGGGCGGCGAGGCGCAGATCGACGGCGAGCTTCGCGCCTACAACGGCCTGATCCCGCAAGGGACGGAACTGGTCGCCACGGTGATGTTCGAGATCGCCGACCCGGCGCGGCGCGCTGCCGAACTTGGCCGGCTGGGCGGGGTGGAGCGGACGGTGACGCTGCGGTTCGCCGGCCACACGGTGACCGGCCGGCCGGAGGAGGACGTGGAGCGCACGAACGAGGCCGGCAAGGCGTCCGCCGTCCATTTCCTGCATTTCGACTTCACGCCGGAGCAGATTGCCGCCTTCCGCACCCCCCGGACGGAGGTGATCCTCGGTATCGGCCATTCTCAGTACGGCCACATGGCGGTGATGCCGGAGGCGGTCCGGGCGGAGCTTGCGGGGGATTTCGAGTAGAGAGCGCTGTGCCCGCCTGTTACTCGAACGTCTCGTCCTTGTAGGCGCCCCAGAACTCCCCGCGGCTCATCCAGCCGCGATAGCCTTTCAGGTCCACCTCGCACCACTCGCCCTTGCACTTGCGCAGCCAGCCGATCACCCCCGGCTGGGCGCGGGCCACGACGGCGGCGTCGCCACGCGGCTCCTTGCGGACGGTGCGGATGTCGCCGGTGATGACGATGCTGCGCTTGCCCGACAGCATGCTCTGGTGCACCCAGCCCTCGCTGCCTTCCCAGTCGCGGATGCGGCGCCAGGTGTCGAATTCCTGGGTGATCTCCACCGGCATTTCCTTGCGGGTGAACACCCATTCGATGGGGTAGCGCACGTTGGGGCCGGTGCGCGCGTTCACCTCGCCCGAGCGCAGCGACACGAAACGGGGGATCGGCAGGCCCGAGGCGTGGGTCGGGTCCTTCTCGCGCCGCCCGCCTTCCGACGCGTCGGCGGTGAACGGCGTGACCGGAGCCAGGGCTGCGACGGCCAGCGCCAGAACGGCGAGAGCGCGGCGGATGGCAGACGTCGTCGGCAACGGCAACACCGGCAGCCCCGTGCTGTGGAGATCGGAAGGATTTGAGTCGGAAGCACTATAATTAGGGGTAGCCGCCGGGAGCAAGCGCAAGGCGCGGGTGGGCGCACGGCATCGGTTCTTGTCACATGGCGGGGCGGCTCATCGGGCTGGCCGCCGCGCCGAATCGTCACTGCCATCTGGACAGCCTCCCAACCGCTTGATAGGACAAGCGTCGGCCCGGAATGGGGGAGGCACCGTCCAATGACCGAAAAGAAGAAGCCGCTCGTCGTCGTCACCCGGAAATTGCCGGACGTCATCGAGACGCGGATGATGGAGCTGTTCGACGCACGGCTGAATTCCGACGACGAACCCTTGACCCACGCGCAGCTCATCGACGTGGCGCAAGTGGCCGACGTGCTGGTTCCCACCGTCACCGACCGGATCGACCGCGAGGTGATCGAGAAGGCCGGGCCGCAACTCCGCCTCATCGCCTCCTTCGGGACGGGCGTGGACCACATCGACCTGAAGGCGGCGCGGGAGCGCGGCATCAGCGTCACCAACACGCCGGGCGTCCTGACCGAAGACACGGCGGACATGACCATGGCCCTGCTGCTGGCGGTCGGCCGCCGGGTGGCGGAGGGCGAGCGGCTGGTCCGCTCCGGCCAGTGGAAAGGCTGGGGGCCGACGACGATGCTCGGCCACCGCATCCAGGGCAAGCGGCTGGGCATCCTCGGCATGGGCCGCATCGGGCAGGCGCTGGCGCGCCGGGCGCGCGCCTTCGGCATGTCGATCCACTACCACAACCGCCGCCGCGTCTATCCGGACGTCGAGCAGGAGCTTGAGGCGACCTATTGGGACAGCCTGGACCAGATGCTGGCGCGCATGGACGTGGTGTCCATCAACTGCCCGCACACCCCGGCCACCTATCACCTGCTGTCGGAGCGCCGGCTGAAGCTGCTGCGCCCGCACTGCTTCATCGTCAACACCTCGCGCGGCGAGGTCATCGACGAGACGGCGCTGACCCGGATGCTGTCGAAGGGCGAGATCGCCGGGGCCGGCCTGGACGTGTTCGAGCATGAGCCGGCGGTGAACCCGAAGCTGCTGCGGCTCGACAATGTGGTCCTGCTGCCGCACATGGGCTCCGCCACCATCGAGGGCCGGATCGACATGGGCGAGAAGGTCATCATCAACATCAAGACCTTCGCGGACGGCCACGCCCCGCCCGACCGCGTCCTGGAAACGCTGCTGTAAGGCTGAGTGCTGGAGAGGGCGTCTAGAGGACGCCCTCATACAGGCTGGCCATGGGGATCTCGATCCCGACCGAGGGGAAGCGCAGCGTCCCGCCCCCGATGACGTCGCAGCCTCTGATGTCACGAACAACCCAGCTTTGTTCGTCCTCGCGGTGCCACAGCTCGGCATAGCGCTTTGTCGAGTCGAGCAGCAGGATTTCCTGTACCGATGGGATTTCCCGGTAGATCGCCAGCTTCCGGCCACGGTCGAACTGGGCTGTGGACGGCGACAGGATCTCGACGATGATCGTCGGGTCCGGCACCGGAACCATGCCGGGCTTCAAGGGCTGGCAAGTCACCGCGATGTCCGCCTGGAAATAGGTGTCCTCGTGGTCGGAAAGCCGGATGCCCGCTTCGGAAACGACACGGCATGGAGGCCGGAGCCGGGTTCCGATCTGAATGCCGATGGCCATCGCCAAGGCGCCATGGGTCGCGGCGGGCGGCGCCATGGCAACGGGTTGACCGCCGTCCAGCTCATAGCGGGTGTCCGTTCCGTCGTTCCAGACGAGGAACTCATCCACGGTCATCGGGCGGGGTGCCGGATCGCTCATGCCCATGAGTATGGCCCTCTCCCTCGTCGCTTCCAAGTGGGCGCCGTCCAAGGGGCCGCCGCGGCTATTTCGCGGCGAGCCCGCCGCCCAGCTCAATCCGGACCTCGACCACGCCGGGCTCGTCCAGGTTCTCCTTGCGGATGAAGCCCAGCGCGCGGCACATGCCCAGCATGTTGGTGTTCTCGCGCAGAACCTCGCCGTAGACCTCCTTGATTCCGCGGGAGCGGGCGTAGTCCAGGATCTTGTTCATCAGCTGGTAACCCAGCCCCTGGCCCTTCATGTCCGACCGCACCATCACGGCGTATTCGGCGCGCAGGTTGTCGGGGTCGGCGGTGATGCGGACGACGCCGTACATGATGGTTTCACCCGTCTCCGGGTCCGGCCCGACGGCGACCAGACCCATCTCGCGGTCGTAGTCCATCTGGGTCAGGCGGGCGGCGGCCTGATGCGACAGCCGCTTCAGCGGCGCGAAGAAGCGCAGCCGCAGATCCTCCTGCGTCTGATTGGCCACCATGTGGTGCACCAGCGGTTCGTCCTCCGGCAGGATGGGGCGGACGAGGAACTGGCGGCCGTCCTTGATGGTGATGCGGTCCTCCAGCCCCTTGGGGTAGGGGCGGATGGCCAGACGCTTGGCGCCGGGCAGGGCCGGGACGCCGACCTTGATGCGGGCGTCGAGCGCCAGCACGCCCTCCGCGTCGGCGAGCAGCGGGTTGACGTCCAGCTCGGCGATTTCCGGGAAGTCGACGATGAGCTGCGAGATCTTGTTCAGCGTCAGCGCCACCGCCTCCAGGTCGACCGCGGCGCGCGAGCGGTAGCCCTGCAATTGGCGCCAGATGCGGGTGCGGCCCATCAGCTCCGTCGCCAGCTTCATGTTCAGCGGCGGCAATGCCAGCGCGTAGTCCTCCACCACCTCCACACCGATGCCGCCCTCGCCGAACAGCAGGACGGGGCCGAACAGCTCGTTTTCCGTCATGCCGACGATCAGCTCGTAGGCGTCGGCGCGCACCGCCATCTCCTGGACGGTGAAGCCCTCGATGCGGGCGTCGGGCACGGCCTCGCGCACGCGGGCCAGCATCGCCTCGGCCTCAGCCTTGACCTCCGCCGGCTCGGTCAGGTGCAGGGCGACGCCGCCGACGTCCGACTTGTGGGTGATGTCCGGCGACAGGATCTTCAGCGCCAGCGGCCCGCCGATCATTTCGGCGCAGTGGGCGGCCTCCTCCGGCGTGTCGGCGCGGCGGGTGTCCACCACCGGGACGCCGTAGGCGGCGAGCACGCGCTTGGCCTCATACTCGCTCAGCCAGTCGCGCTTCTCGGCGATGGCGCGGGAGATGATCTTGCGCACCGTGATGCCGTCGGGCTGGAAATCCTCCGGCACCGACGGCGGCGTCTCCATCAGCAGCTCCTGGTTCCGGCGGTATTCCACCAGATGCAGGAAGGCGCGCACCGCGTGGCTGGGCGTGTCGTAGGTGGGGACGCGGTTGGCGGCGAACAGCTTGCGCGCTTCCGCCGCGGTGTTGTCGCCCAGCCAGCTCGTCAGCACCGGATGCTTGCGCGTCTTGTTGGCGATCATGGTGTCGACCACGGCCTGCGCGGCGGCCAGCCCGTCGGTCACCGCGGTCGGGCAGTTCAGCACCAGCACGGCGTCGTTGTTGGGGTCGGCCATCAGGGCGTTCAACGCATCGGCGTAGCGCTTGGGCGGGGCGTCGCCGCCGATGCGCAGCGGGTTGCGGGCGCTGCCGGCGCCCAGCGCCTTCTCCAGCGCGTCCATCGTCTCCGGCGCGAACTGGGCCAGCCGGCCGCCGGACAGGATCAGGCTGTCGGTCGCCATCACCCCCATGCCGCCGCCGTTGGTCAGGATGGCCAGCCGGTCGCCGGTGATCGGCGACCCGGTGCCCAGCGTGCCCACCGCGTCGAACAGCTCGTCCAGCCCGGTGACGCGCAGGATGCCGGCGCGGCGGAAGGCGGCGTCGTAGACCGCGTCGGACACCGCCAGCGCTCCGGTGTGGGAGGTCGAGGCCTCCAGCGCCTCGTCGGTGCGGCCGGACTTGATGACGATCACCGGCTTCTGGCGGGCGGCGGAGCGCGCCGCCGACATGAACTTCCGCGCGTCGCTGATGCTCTCGATGTAGAGCAGGATGGCCCGCACGGTGGCGTCGCTGGCCAGATAATCCAGCAGGTCGCCGAAATCGACGTCGGCCTTGTCGCCCATCGAGATCAGGTGCGAGAAGCCGATCCCCCGCGCCGTCGCCCAGTCGGCGATCGACGTCACCACCATGGACGATTGGGCCACCAGCGCCACGTCGCCCTTCTTCGGCGTGACGTGGCCGAAACTGGCGTTGAGCCCGCGGCCCGGCACCATGATGCCCAGGCTGTTGGGACCCAGTACGCGCATCAGGTGGGGCTTCGCCGCCTCGCGCAGGGTCTGCGTCTGCTCCTTGGAAAATCCGCTGGAGATGACGATGGCCGCCTTGGTTCCGCGCTTGCCCAGCGCGTCGACGGTGGCGGGCACCGTGGCGGCCGGGGTGCAGATCACCGCCAGATCCGGCGTGACCGGCAGATCGTCCACCGACTTGTAGGTCAACACTCCCTCGACCGCGCGTTCGCCGGTCACCGGCATGATCGGGCCGTCGAACCCGGCGTTGAACAGGTTGCGGGCCACCACGGCGCCGATGGTGTTCGGCTTTCGGGTCGCCCCGATCAGGGCGATGGAGGCAGGCTTGAACAGGCGGTCGAGGTTGCGAACGGTCATGGCCGGGTTCCGGGGGTTCGTCTCACACAGCAAGGCTCGAACAGCCGCCATTCCGCTAAAGATCGGACCGGGGCCATCGACTTGCAATCAGCGGTAAGGAGGCAATCGCAGGACGGGAACGCGACCGATCGCCGCTCATGTTGCGGTGCAACATACACATTGGTCATACCTTTGTACAGGCGCCCTTTGTCGCGCCCCCTTCCGGAGCGGATATCCCTGCCGCGCATCGGGGCTTGAGCGGGCGGGCGCGATGCTCCACCCTGTTGACCCTCAATGGAAAAGAACAGGGAGCGGGAGTCATGAAGGTCGGGATCGTCGGGGCCGGCGCGGTGGGCGCCACGGCGGGATTCGCCATGGTGATGAGCGGTGCGGCCAGCGAGGTCGTGCTGGTCGACATGAACGAGAAGCTGGCCGCGGCCCAGGCGCAGGACATCGCTCACGCCGTGCCCTTCGCCCGCGCCGCCCAAGTGCGCCAGGGCGGCTACGCGGCGCTGGCGGGGGCCGGGGTGGTCGTGCTGGCCGCCGGCGTGGCGCAGCGGCCCGGCGAGACGCGCCTGCAGCTGCTGGAGCGCAACGCGGCGGTCTTCGGCGCCATCATCCCGGCGGTCCTGGCGGCGGCGCCCGACGCCATCCTGCTGGTGGCGACCAACCCGCTGGACGTGATGACGCAGATCGCCACCCGCATCTCCGGCCTGCCGCCGTCGCGGGTGATCGGCTCCGGCACGATCCTCGACACCGCGCGCTTCCGCGCCCTGCTGGCCGACCGGCTGGGGGTGACGCCGAAGTCGGTGCACGCCCATGTGGTGGGCGAGCATGGCGATTCGGAAGTCCTGCTGTGGTCCGGCGCCACCGTGGCCTGCCTGCCGGTGGATCGCGGCGCCGAGCGGCTGAAGCGTCCCCTGACCGCCGAGGACCGCGCCGCCATCGACGAGGGCGTGCGCCGCGCCGCCTACCGCATCATCGACGGCAAGGGGCACACGGCCTTCGGCATCGCCGGCGGCCTGTCGCGCATCGTGGCGGCCATCGCCGGGGACGAGCGGGCGGTGCTGACCTGCTCCATCCTCAACGACGAGGTTCTGGGGGTGCCGGACGTGGCGCTGTCGCTGCCGCGGGTGATCGGCGCCGGCGGCGTCCTGGAGACGGTGATGCCCGACCTGTCGGAGGAAGAGGCGGCGGCGCTGAAGCGCAGCGCGGAAATCCTGAAGGAGGCGGTGACCTCGGTGGAGAAGTCGCTGCCCTGACGGGGTGAAGGAAAAAGCGGGACTGGTCCGCGTTGCAGGACCGGCCCCGCGCTGCGGAG from Azospirillum brasilense includes the following:
- a CDS encoding rubrerythrin family protein yields the protein MSLKGTKTEQNLKAAFAGESQANRRYLYFAQKADVEGHNEVAAVFRSTAEGETGHAHGHLEFLEEAGDPITGLPIGDTVSNLKAAIAGETHEYTDMYPGMARTAREEGFEEVADWFETLAKAERSHAGRFQRMLDQLSS
- a CDS encoding DUF3501 family protein yields the protein MTARRTAITRTDILPLDRYARERAARRSALVAVKRKRRVAVGPYALVHFENYETMWQQVHEMLFIERGGEAQIDGELRAYNGLIPQGTELVATVMFEIADPARRAAELGRLGGVERTVTLRFAGHTVTGRPEEDVERTNEAGKASAVHFLHFDFTPEQIAAFRTPRTEVILGIGHSQYGHMAVMPEAVRAELAGDFE
- a CDS encoding SH3 domain-containing protein, whose amino-acid sequence is MLPLPTTSAIRRALAVLALAVAALAPVTPFTADASEGGRREKDPTHASGLPIPRFVSLRSGEVNARTGPNVRYPIEWVFTRKEMPVEITQEFDTWRRIRDWEGSEGWVHQSMLSGKRSIVITGDIRTVRKEPRGDAAVVARAQPGVIGWLRKCKGEWCEVDLKGYRGWMSRGEFWGAYKDETFE
- a CDS encoding 2-hydroxyacid dehydrogenase, giving the protein MTEKKKPLVVVTRKLPDVIETRMMELFDARLNSDDEPLTHAQLIDVAQVADVLVPTVTDRIDREVIEKAGPQLRLIASFGTGVDHIDLKAARERGISVTNTPGVLTEDTADMTMALLLAVGRRVAEGERLVRSGQWKGWGPTTMLGHRIQGKRLGILGMGRIGQALARRARAFGMSIHYHNRRRVYPDVEQELEATYWDSLDQMLARMDVVSINCPHTPATYHLLSERRLKLLRPHCFIVNTSRGEVIDETALTRMLSKGEIAGAGLDVFEHEPAVNPKLLRLDNVVLLPHMGSATIEGRIDMGEKVIINIKTFADGHAPPDRVLETLL
- a CDS encoding Uma2 family endonuclease: MGMSDPAPRPMTVDEFLVWNDGTDTRYELDGGQPVAMAPPAATHGALAMAIGIQIGTRLRPPCRVVSEAGIRLSDHEDTYFQADIAVTCQPLKPGMVPVPDPTIIVEILSPSTAQFDRGRKLAIYREIPSVQEILLLDSTKRYAELWHREDEQSWVVRDIRGCDVIGGGTLRFPSVGIEIPMASLYEGVL
- a CDS encoding bifunctional acetate--CoA ligase family protein/GNAT family N-acetyltransferase, whose amino-acid sequence is MTVRNLDRLFKPASIALIGATRKPNTIGAVVARNLFNAGFDGPIMPVTGERAVEGVLTYKSVDDLPVTPDLAVICTPAATVPATVDALGKRGTKAAIVISSGFSKEQTQTLREAAKPHLMRVLGPNSLGIMVPGRGLNASFGHVTPKKGDVALVAQSSMVVTSIADWATARGIGFSHLISMGDKADVDFGDLLDYLASDATVRAILLYIESISDARKFMSAARSAARQKPVIVIKSGRTDEALEASTSHTGALAVSDAVYDAAFRRAGILRVTGLDELFDAVGTLGTGSPITGDRLAILTNGGGMGVMATDSLILSGGRLAQFAPETMDALEKALGAGSARNPLRIGGDAPPKRYADALNALMADPNNDAVLVLNCPTAVTDGLAAAQAVVDTMIANKTRKHPVLTSWLGDNTAAEARKLFAANRVPTYDTPSHAVRAFLHLVEYRRNQELLMETPPSVPEDFQPDGITVRKIISRAIAEKRDWLSEYEAKRVLAAYGVPVVDTRRADTPEEAAHCAEMIGGPLALKILSPDITHKSDVGGVALHLTEPAEVKAEAEAMLARVREAVPDARIEGFTVQEMAVRADAYELIVGMTENELFGPVLLFGEGGIGVEVVEDYALALPPLNMKLATELMGRTRIWRQLQGYRSRAAVDLEAVALTLNKISQLIVDFPEIAELDVNPLLADAEGVLALDARIKVGVPALPGAKRLAIRPYPKGLEDRITIKDGRQFLVRPILPEDEPLVHHMVANQTQEDLRLRFFAPLKRLSHQAAARLTQMDYDREMGLVAVGPDPETGETIMYGVVRITADPDNLRAEYAVMVRSDMKGQGLGYQLMNKILDYARSRGIKEVYGEVLRENTNMLGMCRALGFIRKENLDEPGVVEVRIELGGGLAAK
- a CDS encoding L-lactate dehydrogenase; translation: MKVGIVGAGAVGATAGFAMVMSGAASEVVLVDMNEKLAAAQAQDIAHAVPFARAAQVRQGGYAALAGAGVVVLAAGVAQRPGETRLQLLERNAAVFGAIIPAVLAAAPDAILLVATNPLDVMTQIATRISGLPPSRVIGSGTILDTARFRALLADRLGVTPKSVHAHVVGEHGDSEVLLWSGATVACLPVDRGAERLKRPLTAEDRAAIDEGVRRAAYRIIDGKGHTAFGIAGGLSRIVAAIAGDERAVLTCSILNDEVLGVPDVALSLPRVIGAGGVLETVMPDLSEEEAAALKRSAEILKEAVTSVEKSLP